Genomic segment of Streptomyces zhihengii:
CCGTGGAAAGCGGCCACGTTCTGTTCGACGGTGAAGAGCTCCAGCGCCCGGGCCCGTGCCGCGGCGCCCAGGCGCGCCCGGCGCTCGGGGTCGCGCAGCAGCGCGAGGCACGCGTCCGCGAGCGCCCGCGGATTGCGCGGGGGCACCACGAGCCCCGTCCCGCCGATGACCTCGACGACCGCGCCGACGTCCGTGGAGACCGTCGCCCGCCCGCAGAACATCGCCTCGACCAGGCTCAGCGGGAAGCCCTCGACGACGCTGGAGAGGACCACCACACCGCCGGCCGCGTAGGCGTCGGCGGGTGACGGCGCCTCCGGACCGCCGATCTCGTCGAAGGAGACGGGGCTGTCGCCCACCGCGTGCGCGTCCGCGGCCTCGTCGGGGAAGAGCTGCGCGGCGAGCGCCCGGCAGTGCGCGAGCTGGCCGGCGCTCTCCTCGTCGCGCGCCGGGGCGGTGAAGAGCCGCAGCCGCGCGCCGGGCTCCTCCCTGCGGATCTCGGCGAAGGCGTGCAGCAGCCCGACGAGGTCCTTCGCCGGCTCCACGCGCCCCACCCAGACCAGGGTGTGGCCGTCGCCCGCGGCGCCCGCGTCCTCGCCGTCGCCGCTCTCGCCGACCGCCGTGAAGGCGTCGGCCGTCATGCCCGGGTAGACCGTGCGCAGCTTGGCGCGGTCCGCGCCGCACTGCTCCTGCCAGCGGCGGGCGTGGGTGTTGCCGGGGGTGAGCACGTCCGCTCGGGCGTAGATCTCGCGGGCCAGCAGGCCGTGGAAGGAACCGAGCAGGGCGCGCACCGGGGCGCTCAGCCGGTCCTCGCGCCCTTCCAGATAGCGGGCGCGCAGATGCACGCCGTACTCGGTGACCAGCAGCGGGACCCCGCAGAAGCGTTTGGCCAACAGCCCGGCCAGGGCGGCCGGTCCACCGGACGCGGCATGGCAGAGGTCGGCGGAGGCGAGGCCGTCGTCCTCGTACCAGTCGAGCGACAGGGGGCGCAGGGCGCGTTCGAGCCGGTCGGCGGCCTCCAGCAGATCGGGCACCGCGACCGCCTGGAGCGCCCGGTGTGCGCCGGGCGCCCGGCAGGCGGACTCCAGGGCGCGCAGGGCGACTTCGGAGCGCAGTGCGGCGGGGAGTCCCCCGTGGTCCCGGGCGAGGACGGCGAGGCCGTCGAGCCCTTCGGCGAAGCCGTCGCCGCCCGTGCACACACCGCGCGCCAGGGTCGCGAAGTGCTCCGCGAAGCGCCGGCGTTCACGGCGCCCGAGGCTCACGCCGTCGTCGGCGGGCGCCCACAGGGCCGCGGTGCGCGCCAGGCGCACATGCGGGGGGAGCGCCGGCGTGCCCCGCTCCTCCTGGCCGGCGCTGCCGCTCATGGCGTAGACGTCGAACTCGTGCTGCGCGAGCCCGCGCACCAGCCGGTCGCACCAGAGCCCGGACTCACCCGGCGCATAGGGACAACCACCCTCGGTGAGCATGCCGATCCGCACGAGCGCACCCCCGATCTCCGTTGTGGACGGCCGCCGTTGCCCGGCGGCTGACAGCGGCACGACGTTATGCGGACGTGACGGTGGCGCGACGGACGGTTGTCCATCGCGCCACCGGAAGGGGTGAATGCACGTAACTTTCGCACCCGGGCGACGTTTCGTCGCGCTACGGTGTGCAGCGGTCACAGCCCGTCATCGCGACGGGCCGGGCCGCGGGGCGCCGACCGGGCGTCAGTTCCCGGGGTGCACCCAGGGGTTGGGGCGGCAGGAGACACCGCCGACGTCGAGCGACTTCGTCTGCTGCTGCATCACCGGCGCGAGCGCCCCCGGCGTCGTGCAGTTGACGTGGTTGTGGCCGAGCCGGTGTCCGACCTCGTGGTTGATGAGCATCTGCCGGTAGGCGTGCATCGCCTTCGGCCCGTAGGTCTCCGCCCCGCGCGCCCACCGGTAGGCGTTGATCATGACGCGCTCGGTCGACGCGGAGTCGCAGGACACGTTGTCGACGGTGGTGTCCAGCCCCGACTTGGCGCACCAGACGCCGGTCGTGCCGGGGCTCGCCAGGGTGAGGACGAACTCCGGTTCACCCGAGGAGATGCGTTCGAACGTCATCGCGCCGTTGTGCGCCCAGCTACGGTCGTCGTTGAGCGTCTCCTGGACGGCCCGCGCGAAGAGCCCGGTGTCCAGGCCGAGCCCTTTCTCGACGTCGATCCGGTAGCGGACCTTGCGGCCCTTGCCGGGCGCCTTGTCGAGGCCCGGCACGGCCTCGAACTTCCCCGGCCCCTTGAGCTCGGGGTCGATCGGGAACTGCGCCGCCATGAGCTGCTCGTAGGTGGGTGCCGGGGTGACCGGCGCCGCGTCCGCCTCCTGCTGGGGGGTGGCCCTGCCCTCGGAGCGGTCGGGCCGCTCCTGGGCCGCGCCGCGCTCCTGGCCCGCCGACTGCGAGCCCACGCCGTCCGTCCGGTCGTCGGTGACCTGCCCCGCGACGATCACCGCGAGCACGGTGGTCACGGCCGCGGCGGCGACACCGGTGAAGGCCCGGCCCCTGCCGCCCTTGGCGGCCTCCGGCGTACCGGCGTCGCCGCCGTCACCGCCGTCCACGCCCCGGCCGTCCCGGGTGCCGGCCCCGCCCGGGGCGGTTTCGCGCGGTTCGCCGTGCGTCGCGGGTCCGTCGAAGGCCTCCACGAACTCGCGCCGCGGGCCCGGTATCCGCGGCGCCGCGGGGGCCGGTGCCGGGGCGGTGCGCACCCGCGGTCCCCCGCCGGTCTCCCAGTCGCCCCAGCCGCCGCCGGGCTCGTGGTGCTCGGGGTGTCCGCCCCGCGCCGGCGCGCCGGGGCCGGGCCCGGCCGCCGCGTGCTGTTCGGCCGGCCTGCGGCGCCTGCCGCCGCCGGGCCCCGCCGTCTCCCAGGCACCGGGCAGGGCGCCGGACGCGTCCTCGGTCCCGGCGCCCTTGGGCAAAGGGCCCTTGCGGCTGTGTCGTCCCACGCCCCGGATCAGCTCCCACCGCAGTCGTCGAGCAGCTCCCGGAACGCCTGGGCGACCGTCTCCGGGTACTCCATCATCGCAACGTGCCCGGCGTCCGGGAGCGTCAGCAGCCGGGAATCCCGGAACGCCGCCGTCGCCTTGCGAGCCATACGGTACGAGACGAGCCGGTCCCTGCGCCCGTAGACGAGCAGAGTCGGCGCCATCACCCGCTCCGCCTGACGCCACAGCGCGTGCTGCCCGCCGAGAGTGTAGGCGTCCACGATTCCCCGGGCCGACCTGGTCATCGCGTCCCAGAAGTAGGGGAGCCGTATCCGCCGCTCCATCTCCTCGACGGCGTTGCGCAGCCCTTCATCCGTCACCCGTGCGGGGTCCCCGTAACAGAGGGCGAGTACCCCGCGCGTGCGCTGTTCGGCACTCCAGTCCTTGGTGAGCCGGTTGAAGAGGGGGGCGACGCCGGGCAGGCCGAGCAGTGCCGTCGGCACGGCGGACCGCTGCACCCGCAGCTCCGGCAGCGCGGGCGAGACCAGGGTGAGCGTGCGGACGAGGTCGGGCCGGACGGCGGCCACCCGCGTGCACACGGCGCCGCCGAGCGAGTTCGCGACCAGGTGCACCGGCCCGCGGCCGGCGGCGTCGAGGTGGCGGACGACGGCCCGGGTGTGCCCTCGGACCGAGTAGTCGCCGTCGTCCGGCGGCGGGGAGTCGCCGAAGCCGGGCAGGTCGATCGCCTCGCCGTCCACGACGTCCGCGAGCAGCGGCATCAGGGCCGACCAGTTCTGCGACGATCCGCCGAGCCCGTGCACGTAGAGCGCGGGCGGCAGTCCGGGACGGGCGGGAGGGCGGGAGCGGACGGTCAGCGTGAGACCCGGCAGGGCGACGGAGCGCAGCTCCTCCCCCTCGGCGACGCGCACCGCCGCGACCTTGGGAGACGCGGCCGCGCCGATCGCCGGGGCTCCCGGCAGCTCGGTCGAAGACATGCGGGCAATGTTACGAGACGATCACGCCCCCACCCGTGTGTCCGCCGTCACAGGTGACGCTCGCGCGGCATGGCGTCCGCCTTCCGGAACTCCTAGGCTCGTATCAAAGGGCGCATTCCAGGGAAAGCGGTGCGGTATGACAGTCGATCCCTCAGAGCCGGACACCTTCGACGAAGACGACCGGAACACCGCCCAGCAGGACTCCGAGGTCCCCGAGGCCGACGCCGCGGAACAGCACACCGACATCCGGCAGGACCGCGACGACCCGGTGAACCGCGCCGACCCCGACGCCGCGAACGAGGCGGACGCCGCCGAGCAGGCCCGCGTGGTCACGCTCGACGAGGACGACTACCGGTAACCTGCCGCACTTACCGCCGGTATGTCCCTGTATCGCGCCCGAGCAGGCAACTTCCGCGACCGTCCGGTCCGTGAAATTCTGCGTCCGCACCACGCACACCGTCGTTACCGAAAAGTACGATGGCGGGCGCGGCGCACAGCGCGTACGGCACGACTGTGCTTGTTCAACACTTGGGAGGCGGCGTGACAGCCATCGAGCAGACAGAGGCGGCGCGCCCGCGGGGCACGCGCCTGCCACGCCGAGCCCGCAGGAACCAGCTCCTGGGCGCGGCCCAGGAGGTCTTCGTCGCGCAGGGGTACCACTCCGCCGCGATGGACGACATCGCCGAGCGCGCGGGCGTCAGCAAGCCCGTCCTCTACCAGCACTTCCCGGGGAAGCTGGACCTCTACCTGGCCCTGCTCGACCAGCACTGCGAGGCGCTGCTCCAGGCCGTCCGCGGGGCGCTCGCCTCGACCACGGACAACAAGCTGCGCGTCGCCGCGACGATGGACGCGTACTTCGCCTACGTCGAGGACGAGGGCGGCGCGTTCCGCCTGGTCTTCGAATCGGACCTGACGAACGAGCCCGCGGTGCGCGAGCGTGTCGACCGGGTGTCGCTCCAGTGCGCCGAGGCGATCTCGGACGTGATCGCCGGGGACACCGGGCTGTCCAAGGAGGAGTCCATGCTGCTGGCCGTCGGCCTCGGCGGGGTCTCCCAGGTGGTCGCCCGCTACTGGCTGTCCAGCGGTTCCGGGATCCCGCGCGACAACGCGGTGCAGCTCCTGACCTCGCTCGCCTGGCGCGGTATCGCGGGCTTCCCCCTGCACGGCAGCGAGCAGCACTGACCCCTGTTCGCTCCTGGCGTTTCCCGCCGACGCCGGACGGGCGCGGTGTCCGGGCTAATGTGTGCCGCGTACGGCGCGGTTGACCGCGCAACGCACTGACCGTTCGGAGGGACATAGCCGTGGAGGTCAAGATCGGCGTGCAGCACGCGCCCCGGGAGATCGTTCTGGAGAGCGGGCAGTCCGCCGAGGAGGTCGAGCGCGCGGTGAACGATGCGCTGGCCGGCAAGGCGCAGCTGCTCAGCCTCACGGACGACAAGGGCCGCAAGGTCCTGGTGCCGTCCGACCGTCTCGCCTATGTGGAGATCGGTGAGAGCGCCACGCGGCGCGTGGGGTTCGGCGCGCTCTAGGGTCCGCTCCCGGCCACTGCCGGGCGCCCGCACGTGTACGTGACGGCAACGGGGCCCGCGGGACAGTCACTGTCCCGCGGGCCCCGTCGGCGTTCTCCCCCACCGACGTCCGGCACGCTTCGCCCGATCTCGGGGGAGCTGCCGGATTTGGCTGTTCAGAGGCATTGTCGCCCGCTCGGGGAGGGTTGTGATCGCTGCGTGCCGGGTAGGACGGGCTACGACCGACCGTGCCCCGCACCGACGTGAGGTGATCAGCAGTGCTCCTGGAAACGCTCGGCTCCGTCCTCATCGGACTGGCCCTGTCCTGGGCCGCCACCCGTCACCTCTCCGAACGCCTCCCCTCCCGCCGCGCGGTCTTCACGACGGGCACGGTCGGAGCGCTGTTCGGCGCGTATGTGACGCATGTGGCGCTCGGCCCCGGGCGCGAGGCGGCGACGCTCGTCGGCTCCGCCGCGATCGCCGCCGTGCTGCTCTCGCTGCTGCTGCGCCCGGCCCGATCCGCCCGCAGGCTGCACCGCGCGTTCCCTTTCTGAGCCGCAGAGAAAGGCGGCCGGACACGAGGTCCGGCCGCCACGAGGACTGACCTCGGCGCGCGCCGAGGGGTCAGGCCGCCAGCCCGAGGGCCGCCATCCGCTTGGTGTGCGCCTTGGTGATCCGGGAGAACATCTCCCCCACGGCCGCCAGGTCGAAGCCGCCGGCCACGCCACCGACGAGCATCGTCGACAGCGCGTCGCGCTCCGCCACCACCCGCTGGGCCTGGGACAGCGCCTCGCCCATCAGCCGCCGCGCCCACAGGGCGAGCCGGCCGCCGACCCGGGGATCGGCCTCGATGGCGGCGCGGACCTTCTCCACCGCGAAGTTCCCGTGGCCGGTGTCGTCGAGCACGGCGAGCACCAGGGCCCGGGTGTCGCTGTCCAGCCGGGCGGCCACCTCGCGGTAGAAGTCACTGGCGATCGAGTCGCCGACGTAGGCCTTGACCAGGCCCTCCAGCCAGTCGGACGGCGCGGTCTGGCGGTGGAAGTCGTCCAGCGCCTGGGCGAACGGCTCCATCGAGGCGGTGGGCTCCGCGTCGACCGCGGTCAGCCGGTTCCGCAGCTGCTCGAAGTGGTGGAACTCGGCCGATGCCATCTTCGCCAGCTCCGCCTTGTCACCGAGCGTCGGCGCGAGCTTCGCGTCCTCGGCGAGCCGCTCGAAGGCCGCCAGCTCGCCGTACGCGAGCGCGCCCAGCAGGTCCACGACGGCGGCGCGGTACTGCGGGTCGGCGGACGCCGTGTCCCAGTCCTGGGCGGCGATCCCGGTGTGTTCAGTGGCGATGTCAGGCGTCTCCATGAACCGAACGATAGCCCGCTCGACGGGCCCGCCAAGGGCCTGGTCAGCAGGGCACCGGACACACTCGCGGTGAATTCACCCAACACACATGCGCGAATCCGGGGTACAGTGGTAAAGCGCCTGCTGAGCATCAGCGTCATTCGAACTGCTCGGTGGGCCGTCTCATGAATGAGGATGCCCGGTCGGTGGCCCGATCGGCTCCGACCCGCCCGCCCTCCACGCGGACCAGGCGCACAGGTGCGCCCGACCGCAGATGAGGGGCCCCTCAGCGGTATGACGCTCGAGCGACGGCAGTGGTCCCGCACCATCCGGTCAATCCACGGCCGGCCAGTACCCAGGTGCGGTACGACCCCCAGCGTTCGCCTCGTGCCGCGTCTCACAGAAGAGGCAACACCCTGACTACGCAGCCGAAGACTTTCCGGGATCTCGGGATCCTCGCCGAGACCGCCGAAGCCCTCGAGGCCGTCGGCATCGTGCACCCGTTCCCCATCCAGGAGATGACGCTCCCCGTCGCCCTCACGGGCACCGACGTCATCGGACAGGCCAAGACCGGCACCGGCAAGACGCTCGGTTTCGGCCTGCCGCTGCTGGAGCGCGTCACCGTCCCCGCCGACGTCGAGGCCGGCCGGGCGAAGCCCGAGCAGCTCACCGACGCCCCGCAGGCCCTGGTGGTCGTCCCCACCCGCGAGCTCTGCACCCAGGTCACCAACGACCTCCTGACGGCGGGCAAGGCCCGTAACGTCCGCGTGCTCGCGATCTACGGCGGCCGGGCCTACGAGCCCCAGGTCGAGGCGCTCAAGAAGGGCGTCGACGTGATCGTCGGCACGCCCGGGCGTCTGCTGGACCTGGCCGGACAGCGCAAGCTCGACCTCTCCCACGTCCGCGCCCTGGTGCTGGACGAGGCGGACGAGATGCTCGACCTGGGCTTCCTGCCCGACGTCGAGAAGATCATCCAGCAGCTTCCGCCCAAGCGGCAGACCATGCTGTTCTCGGCGACCATGCCGGGTGCCGTCATCGGTCTCGCGCGCCGCTACATGTCGCAGCCCACGCACATCCGCGCCACCGCGCCGGACGACGAGGGCGCGACCGTCGCCAACATCACCCAGCACGTCTACCGCGCGCACTCCATGGACAAGCCGGAGATGGTCTCCCGCATCCTGCAGGCCGACGGCCGCGGGCTGGCGATGATCTTCTGCCGCACCAAGCGGACCGCGGCCGACATCGCCGACCAGCTCGCCCGCCGCGGCTTCGCCTCCGGCGCGGTCCACGGCGACCTCGGCCAGGGCGCGCGCGAGCAGGCCCTGCGGGCGTTCCGCAACGGCAAGGTCGACGTGCTGGTGTGCACCGACGTCGCCGCCCGCGGCATCGACGTCGAGGGCGTGACCCACGTCATCAACTACCAGTCGCCCGAGGACGAGAAGACGTACCTGCACCGCATCGGCCGCACCGGCCGCGCGGGTGCCTCCGGTACGGCGATCACCCTGGTCGACTGGGACGACATCCCGCGCTGGCAGCTCATCAACAAGGCGCTGGACCTGAAGTTCGCCGACCCGGTCGAGACGTACTCCACCTCGCCGCACCTCTACGAGGAGCTGAAGATCCCCCAGGGCACCAAGGGTGTCCTGCCGCGTGCGGAGCGCACGCGGGCGGGTCTGGCGGCGGAGGAGCTGGAGGACCTCGGCGAGACCGGTGGCCGCGGCCGCCGCGGAAGCGCCCCGGCCCCCGCCGAGGAGCGTCCGGCGCGGACGCCGCGTCAGCGCCGCCGCACCCGTGGCGGGTCCGACCTGGCAGCGCCGTCGGTGCCGGAGCAGGCCTCGGCCGAGCCGGCCGCCGCCGAGCCGCGCACCCCGCGCCGTCGCCGCCGCACCCGTGCGGGCGCGTCCGGCCCGGCCGCCGTGGCGGTCGTGGAGACGGTCGAGAGCGGACACGTCGTCGAGCCCCGTGCCGAGGCCGCCGTGGCGGTCGCGGAGCCCGAGGCGCCGGCCGAGCCGCGCCGCCGTCGCACCCGCAAGGCCGTGGCCGAGCCGGCCGAGGCCGCGGTGGCCGTCGCCGAGCCGCCGGCGGAGGCGGAGAGCAAGCCCCGCCGCACCCGTACCCGCAAGGCCGCCCAGCCCGCCGACGCCGCGGTCGCGGTGTCCGAGGCCGCGGTGTCCGAGGCCGCCCCCCGGCGTGCCCGGGCCCCGAAGGCCGAGGCCGCGGTGGCCGTCGCCGAGCCGGTGGCGGAGGCGGAGAGCAAGCCGCGCCGCACCCGTACCCGCAAGGCCACCCAGCCCGCCGACGCCGCGGTAGCGGTGTCCGAGGCCGCAGTGGCCGTCGCCGAGCCCGTCGCCGAGACGAAGCCGCGCCGCACCCGTGCGGTCAAGGCCGTGGAGACGGCGGAGACGGCCGAGGCGGCGCCCAAGGCCCGTCGTACGCGTGCCGCCAAGGCCACCGCCGTGGACACGGTCGCCGTCGCCGAGCCGGCGGCGGAGACCGAGGCCGTGACGAAGCCCCGCCGCACCCGCAAGGCCGCCCAGCCCGCCGAGGCCGCCGTGGCCGTCGCCGAGCCCGCGGCGGAGGCGGAGAGCAAGCCCCGCCGCACGCGTGCGCGCAAGGCGGTGGCGCAGCCCGAGAGCTGACGCCCGCACGTACCGGACGGCCCGGCCCCCTTCGCGGGGGCCGGGCCGTCGGCGTGTGGTGCGTCACCCGGGGCGGGCGCGCCGGCCCCCGCGCCGTTAGCCTCGTGCCATGAGCCGCCCGCCCACCTTCGTGCCGCCCTCCTGCGCCCGCTCCGTCCGTCTGCCCACCTCCCGTGGGGAGTTCGCCGTGCTCGACGCACGGCCGGCGGGGACGCCCCGGGGCACCGCCCTGCTGCTGCCCGGCTACACCGGCAGCAAGGAGGACTTCATCGCGATGCTGGAGCCGCTGACGGCGGCCGGATACCGGGCCGTGGCGGTGGACGGGCGCGGGCAGTACGAGAGCGGCGGCCCGGACGACGAAGGGGCCTACGCCCAGGCCGCCCTGGCCGCCGATGTGCTCGCCCAGGCCGCGGCGCTGGGCGGCCCGGTGCACCTCGTCGGGCACTCGCTGGGCGGCCAGATCGCCCGTGCGGCCGTCCTGCTGGACGCCTCCCCCTTCGTGACGTTCACACTGATGTCGTCCGGGCCGGCCGAGGTGAGCCCGGACCAGCGGCAGAAGGTGAAGCTGCTCGCCGACGCGCTGGCCGTGATGACGATGGACGACGTCTGGACGGCCATGCAGGCGTTCGACGCCCCCGCCCCCGAGGACTCCCAGCGGGCAGCCGACAGCGGCCGGGAGGATCTGCGGCAGCGCTGGCTGCGCCACAGCCCGGTGCAACTGCGCGTCACCGGGCGGCAGTTGACCGTGGAGCCGGACCGGGTCGACGAGCTCGCCGCCGTGCGGACGGTGCCGAAGCACGTGGTCTCCGGGGAGCGGGACGACACCTGGCCGGTTTCGCTGCTGGACGAGATGGCGTCCCGGCTGGGGGCCGCCCGGACGGTGGTGGCCGGTGCCGAGCACTCGCCGAACACGGACCGTCCGGCCGAGACCTCCGCCGCGCTGACCGGCTTCTGGGACCGGTACTGAGGGGCTGCGGGTGCTGCCGGCTTCCGGGACCGGGGGCGGTACTGAG
This window contains:
- a CDS encoding ferritin-like fold-containing protein; the protein is METPDIATEHTGIAAQDWDTASADPQYRAAVVDLLGALAYGELAAFERLAEDAKLAPTLGDKAELAKMASAEFHHFEQLRNRLTAVDAEPTASMEPFAQALDDFHRQTAPSDWLEGLVKAYVGDSIASDFYREVAARLDSDTRALVLAVLDDTGHGNFAVEKVRAAIEADPRVGGRLALWARRLMGEALSQAQRVVAERDALSTMLVGGVAGGFDLAAVGEMFSRITKAHTKRMAALGLAA
- a CDS encoding TetR/AcrR family transcriptional regulator is translated as MTAIEQTEAARPRGTRLPRRARRNQLLGAAQEVFVAQGYHSAAMDDIAERAGVSKPVLYQHFPGKLDLYLALLDQHCEALLQAVRGALASTTDNKLRVAATMDAYFAYVEDEGGAFRLVFESDLTNEPAVRERVDRVSLQCAEAISDVIAGDTGLSKEESMLLAVGLGGVSQVVARYWLSSGSGIPRDNAVQLLTSLAWRGIAGFPLHGSEQH
- a CDS encoding DEAD/DEAH box helicase; protein product: MTLPVALTGTDVIGQAKTGTGKTLGFGLPLLERVTVPADVEAGRAKPEQLTDAPQALVVVPTRELCTQVTNDLLTAGKARNVRVLAIYGGRAYEPQVEALKKGVDVIVGTPGRLLDLAGQRKLDLSHVRALVLDEADEMLDLGFLPDVEKIIQQLPPKRQTMLFSATMPGAVIGLARRYMSQPTHIRATAPDDEGATVANITQHVYRAHSMDKPEMVSRILQADGRGLAMIFCRTKRTAADIADQLARRGFASGAVHGDLGQGAREQALRAFRNGKVDVLVCTDVAARGIDVEGVTHVINYQSPEDEKTYLHRIGRTGRAGASGTAITLVDWDDIPRWQLINKALDLKFADPVETYSTSPHLYEELKIPQGTKGVLPRAERTRAGLAAEELEDLGETGGRGRRGSAPAPAEERPARTPRQRRRTRGGSDLAAPSVPEQASAEPAAAEPRTPRRRRRTRAGASGPAAVAVVETVESGHVVEPRAEAAVAVAEPEAPAEPRRRRTRKAVAEPAEAAVAVAEPPAEAESKPRRTRTRKAAQPADAAVAVSEAAVSEAAPRRARAPKAEAAVAVAEPVAEAESKPRRTRTRKATQPADAAVAVSEAAVAVAEPVAETKPRRTRAVKAVETAETAEAAPKARRTRAAKATAVDTVAVAEPAAETEAVTKPRRTRKAAQPAEAAVAVAEPAAEAESKPRRTRARKAVAQPES
- a CDS encoding DUF3152 domain-containing protein, producing the protein MGRHSRKGPLPKGAGTEDASGALPGAWETAGPGGGRRRRPAEQHAAAGPGPGAPARGGHPEHHEPGGGWGDWETGGGPRVRTAPAPAPAAPRIPGPRREFVEAFDGPATHGEPRETAPGGAGTRDGRGVDGGDGGDAGTPEAAKGGRGRAFTGVAAAAVTTVLAVIVAGQVTDDRTDGVGSQSAGQERGAAQERPDRSEGRATPQQEADAAPVTPAPTYEQLMAAQFPIDPELKGPGKFEAVPGLDKAPGKGRKVRYRIDVEKGLGLDTGLFARAVQETLNDDRSWAHNGAMTFERISSGEPEFVLTLASPGTTGVWCAKSGLDTTVDNVSCDSASTERVMINAYRWARGAETYGPKAMHAYRQMLINHEVGHRLGHNHVNCTTPGALAPVMQQQTKSLDVGGVSCRPNPWVHPGN
- a CDS encoding DUF3492 domain-containing protein, giving the protein MRIGMLTEGGCPYAPGESGLWCDRLVRGLAQHEFDVYAMSGSAGQEERGTPALPPHVRLARTAALWAPADDGVSLGRRERRRFAEHFATLARGVCTGGDGFAEGLDGLAVLARDHGGLPAALRSEVALRALESACRAPGAHRALQAVAVPDLLEAADRLERALRPLSLDWYEDDGLASADLCHAASGGPAALAGLLAKRFCGVPLLVTEYGVHLRARYLEGREDRLSAPVRALLGSFHGLLAREIYARADVLTPGNTHARRWQEQCGADRAKLRTVYPGMTADAFTAVGESGDGEDAGAAGDGHTLVWVGRVEPAKDLVGLLHAFAEIRREEPGARLRLFTAPARDEESAGQLAHCRALAAQLFPDEAADAHAVGDSPVSFDEIGGPEAPSPADAYAAGGVVVLSSVVEGFPLSLVEAMFCGRATVSTDVGAVVEVIGGTGLVVPPRNPRALADACLALLRDPERRARLGAAARARALELFTVEQNVAAFHGIYLELISHSPVRRATEAVDADGGPVPFAHPAEFQVAGRLTGAAHIPSWAADAASGPPAGADTPGTPKEARR
- a CDS encoding DUF3107 domain-containing protein — protein: MEVKIGVQHAPREIVLESGQSAEEVERAVNDALAGKAQLLSLTDDKGRKVLVPSDRLAYVEIGESATRRVGFGAL
- a CDS encoding alpha/beta fold hydrolase, which codes for MSSTELPGAPAIGAAASPKVAAVRVAEGEELRSVALPGLTLTVRSRPPARPGLPPALYVHGLGGSSQNWSALMPLLADVVDGEAIDLPGFGDSPPPDDGDYSVRGHTRAVVRHLDAAGRGPVHLVANSLGGAVCTRVAAVRPDLVRTLTLVSPALPELRVQRSAVPTALLGLPGVAPLFNRLTKDWSAEQRTRGVLALCYGDPARVTDEGLRNAVEEMERRIRLPYFWDAMTRSARGIVDAYTLGGQHALWRQAERVMAPTLLVYGRRDRLVSYRMARKATAAFRDSRLLTLPDAGHVAMMEYPETVAQAFRELLDDCGGS
- a CDS encoding alpha/beta fold hydrolase, which produces MSRPPTFVPPSCARSVRLPTSRGEFAVLDARPAGTPRGTALLLPGYTGSKEDFIAMLEPLTAAGYRAVAVDGRGQYESGGPDDEGAYAQAALAADVLAQAAALGGPVHLVGHSLGGQIARAAVLLDASPFVTFTLMSSGPAEVSPDQRQKVKLLADALAVMTMDDVWTAMQAFDAPAPEDSQRAADSGREDLRQRWLRHSPVQLRVTGRQLTVEPDRVDELAAVRTVPKHVVSGERDDTWPVSLLDEMASRLGAARTVVAGAEHSPNTDRPAETSAALTGFWDRY